The stretch of DNA GTGTGTATTGAATGTAGAAGAGAGCATGATCCTGCCCAGTAGCCCAGACAGCCATAAGAGGCATATAGGAGGGATCGCATAGTGGTCTAGTGCGGGCGCCTGCTAAGCGCTTACAGGGGTTAAACTCTGTCGTGGGTTCGAATCCCACTCCCTCCGCCATATTGACAGGGCACTGCTTCAAACGAAACGAAAGGTCTTTCTCTCCCAGTTCTGGTTTAATTGCGTTGATCTCACATTCCAGCCGATTCTGAGGTAGAAAACCCGTGCCAAAATACTATATTTGGACTATTGGTTGTCAGATGAATAAGGCCGATTCGGACTGTATGGCCAACTACCTGGAGCATTCAGGGTACTCTCGCACAGAGATGGCTGATGAGGCTGAGGTGATTTTGCTCAATAGCTGCGTGGTGCGTCAGAATGCAGAGGATAAAGTAATCAACAAGCTCAACTCCCTCAGGGGTCTGAAGAGGAGGTCTCCAGGTGCGGTCATCGCTCTCACTGGCTGTATGGTTGGCTCTGAAATCGACGACCTTAGTAAGCGCTTCCCCTGGGTTGACCTTTTCTTTCGGCCACAGCAATGGGAAGTCTTCTTCCAATGGGCTGGAAGCCACGGATTAGGCAGCGCCGACAACAAGGGCTTTCTCACCCCTCAGCGACCTCCTGTGAGTGAGTTGATTCCGATCATGCATGGTTGCGATAGTTTCTGCTCCTATTGCGTTGTGCCCTATCGCCGCGGAAGGGCGAAGAGCCGTGACCTGCATGAGATCTGCTGTCAGGTAGAAGCGCTCGTTCAGCGTGGTGTGAAGGAAGTCACCTTGCTTGGTCAAATTGTCGATTCCTATGGCCTTGACCTGCCCTCAAGGCCTGATCTGGCGGATTTATTGGCAGAACTGAACAAAATCGAAGGACTTCTGCGAATACGCTTTCTGACCAACCATCCAAACTACATGAGCCACAAGCTTATCCAGGCGGTGGCTGGACTGGAAAAGGTCTGCGAGTATATCAGCCTGCCTGTTCAGGCTGGTGACAATGAGGTACTGAAGGCAATGCGGCGTGGCTATACAGTGGAGCATTATTGTGACCTGGTGGGGCAGATACGCGGAACCA from Chloroflexota bacterium encodes:
- the miaB gene encoding tRNA (N6-isopentenyl adenosine(37)-C2)-methylthiotransferase MiaB, with the translated sequence MPKYYIWTIGCQMNKADSDCMANYLEHSGYSRTEMADEAEVILLNSCVVRQNAEDKVINKLNSLRGLKRRSPGAVIALTGCMVGSEIDDLSKRFPWVDLFFRPQQWEVFFQWAGSHGLGSADNKGFLTPQRPPVSELIPIMHGCDSFCSYCVVPYRRGRAKSRDLHEICCQVEALVQRGVKEVTLLGQIVDSYGLDLPSRPDLADLLAELNKIEGLLRIRFLTNHPNYMSHKLIQAVAGLEKVCEYISLPVQAGDNEVLKAMRRGYTVEHYCDLVGQIRGTIPDVSLSTDVIVGFPGETEEQFASTLDILRQIRFDKVHIAAYSPRPETIAFRKLDDNVSSERKELRRLQTEAVQQRIAAEINADFVGKIVEVLVEGKKKDKWQGRTRGDNLVFFPGSDSLVGQLVMVIVEKTSAFALQGVPQEKIKNPVV